A DNA window from Pseudarthrobacter sp. W1I19 contains the following coding sequences:
- a CDS encoding PAS domain-containing protein → MRVFIGSRLLLCVLAAQAAFVLALTAWLHFLAPRVQEPAVLTGVLASFAAGMILVAGWTPYRGVRGHSEERNRNNITSSLMDTVLDTSQEWLWAVDGAGTFTFSSSASTTLLGYEPRELVGRPFSQHHGRSLVQGPRGSQRGLERRSGLDSCHCLLQAPGRQPGPHGDVRQVVPGVGRDRPAI, encoded by the coding sequence GTGCGCGTATTCATCGGCAGCCGCCTTCTGCTGTGTGTGCTCGCCGCGCAGGCAGCCTTCGTCCTTGCCCTCACTGCATGGCTGCATTTCCTGGCTCCCCGCGTCCAGGAGCCGGCCGTCCTGACCGGCGTGCTCGCTTCCTTCGCCGCAGGCATGATCCTTGTGGCCGGCTGGACCCCATACCGCGGCGTGCGGGGGCACAGTGAGGAACGGAACCGGAACAACATCACTTCAAGCCTGATGGACACGGTGCTGGACACCAGCCAGGAATGGCTCTGGGCGGTGGACGGTGCCGGAACCTTCACTTTCTCCAGCAGTGCCAGCACCACCTTGCTCGGTTACGAACCCCGCGAATTGGTGGGCAGGCCTTTCAGCCAGCATCACGGGCGATCACTTGTCCAAGGCCCGAGAGGCAGTCAACGTGGCCTTGAACGCCGCTCAGGGCTGGACAGCTGTCACTGTCTGCTGCAGGCACCGGGACGGCAGCCCGGTCCTCATGGAGATGTCCGGCAGGTCGTACCCGGCGTTGGACGGGACCGGCCGGCGATTTGA
- a CDS encoding EAL domain-containing protein, with product MTKRIKSVLGSRLLLTAFQPIYKLPEGGVAGVEALTRFVSSDGADADTWFREAEIAGLGIELEIAALQCAVSAAGMVPSHLFVAFNLTPTTLTESLTQDLLKNSGLAMDRIVVELRGQTDDKQWGRVTRSLKPLRRRGLRVAVDGSGPGFTPVDRILSLRPDIIKLDRTFINGILEGPEPDEPAVIALAREVGAVLAAEGIETETELAAVIEAGLTAGQGYLMGRPSVHPLDWSSWVIQPAVGVTVEP from the coding sequence ATGACGAAGAGGATCAAGTCCGTCCTGGGCAGCAGGCTGTTGCTTACGGCGTTCCAGCCAATCTACAAATTGCCGGAAGGAGGAGTCGCCGGGGTCGAAGCCCTTACCCGCTTTGTCAGCAGCGACGGCGCCGACGCTGACACCTGGTTCCGGGAAGCGGAGATTGCAGGTCTTGGCATCGAGCTGGAGATAGCCGCACTGCAGTGCGCCGTGTCCGCGGCGGGGATGGTCCCTTCCCATCTCTTCGTCGCATTCAACCTGACCCCCACGACATTGACGGAGAGCCTTACCCAGGACCTGCTAAAGAACTCCGGGCTGGCGATGGACAGGATTGTCGTTGAACTCCGGGGCCAAACAGATGACAAACAATGGGGCAGGGTTACCCGGTCGCTGAAACCGCTCCGCCGAAGGGGATTGCGGGTAGCCGTCGACGGTTCCGGCCCGGGCTTCACCCCGGTCGACCGAATTCTTAGCCTCCGCCCGGACATCATCAAACTCGACCGAACATTCATCAATGGGATCCTGGAAGGACCAGAGCCGGATGAGCCGGCCGTGATAGCTCTGGCCCGGGAAGTTGGAGCGGTCCTGGCAGCCGAAGGCATCGAAACAGAAACCGAGCTTGCAGCGGTCATCGAGGCCGGCCTGACTGCAGGCCAGGGCTATCTGATGGGACGGCCGTCCGTGCATCCGCTGGACTGGTCGTCATGGGTGATCCAACCGGCCGTCGGGGTCACCGTTGAGCCATAG
- a CDS encoding PAS domain S-box protein, giving the protein MAWEQQDDLLTQSLLLDEIGQSVIGMDNRWRITYWNRASERLYGFSASEVLGKTPVDLGVVGQFQTVGPGPTGEEIAERVAGGKDWSGEFWVRARAGREFPVHGTISPIRARHTAPVDIVAISKDITDRNILRRFCAGSRRWWSPPGMR; this is encoded by the coding sequence ATGGCGTGGGAACAACAGGATGACCTGCTGACGCAGTCGCTGCTGCTCGATGAAATCGGCCAGTCTGTGATCGGCATGGACAACCGTTGGCGGATCACTTACTGGAACCGTGCCTCGGAGCGTTTGTATGGTTTTTCCGCCTCCGAGGTTCTGGGGAAGACGCCTGTTGATCTGGGTGTCGTCGGTCAGTTCCAGACAGTCGGGCCCGGGCCGACGGGGGAGGAGATCGCCGAGAGGGTCGCCGGCGGCAAGGACTGGTCGGGCGAATTCTGGGTGCGGGCCCGGGCCGGGAGGGAGTTCCCGGTCCATGGGACGATCAGCCCGATCAGGGCCCGCCACACCGCGCCGGTGGACATCGTGGCCATTTCGAAGGACATTACCGACCGGAACATACTGAGGCGGTTCTGCGCAGGCTCTCGGCGATGGTGGAGTCCTCCGGGGATGCGATAA
- a CDS encoding bifunctional diguanylate cyclase/phosphodiesterase produces the protein MVESSGDAIIGADMDGKITSWNAGAVRMLGWSAAEAIGRNPDLFTTSPPEDANERVAERIRSGAFVPGLEARWRPKDGSFIDVELTVSPVYGQDGKLAGASGIARDITEIKRLRSEAAAERRRLLAAQEMAHVGSLEYSATTEATWHSEEFARIVGLGAGESLSWEWMLERTHPEDRDRVRQVWRSLYAGSGFEDIEYRLIRLDGGQRWLHSRIRSVDGPDGKPLQFLDTVLDNTEHKNAEQVLEWQARHDALTGLPNRYRITEVLQGFLDHSSRPAVMFVDIDRFKLVNDGMGHSGGDRILMLLSERLTNAVRPGDTVGRFGGDEFIIVCENMGMWAAKVLAGRIRACIRAPFEVEERQIFLNVSVGIALAGPEDTAESILGGADTAMYRAKSAGGDASVVYHSRMTRRASGRLDLESDLRLALDREEMCLHYQPIIDLTTETPLGFEALLRWNHPDHGVIPPETFIPVAEETGLIVPIGAWVLQETLRQIQQWRDQVEGAEELAAAVNISGRQLVAKDFPDIVEAAILASGIDPAAVHLEVTETVLMDEPDLPRETLQRLSRLRVGLSIDDFGTGYSSLSYLKWLSARTLKIDRIFIQELGDDPHSGTVIELVVGMAKSLKLDVIAEGVETLAQLNELRRMGVTRAQGYLWSKPIPSELVPAWLSGTYASRRNSGDDARVPIQ, from the coding sequence ATGGTGGAGTCCTCCGGGGATGCGATAATCGGCGCTGACATGGATGGAAAGATCACCAGCTGGAACGCAGGCGCGGTCAGGATGCTCGGCTGGAGCGCGGCAGAGGCCATCGGCCGAAACCCTGACCTTTTCACGACCAGTCCGCCCGAGGACGCCAACGAGCGCGTCGCTGAGCGGATCCGCAGCGGCGCCTTCGTCCCCGGCCTGGAAGCACGGTGGCGGCCTAAGGACGGATCCTTCATCGATGTGGAACTGACGGTGTCCCCGGTCTACGGGCAGGACGGGAAGCTGGCCGGAGCGTCCGGAATCGCCAGGGACATCACCGAAATCAAACGGCTGCGGTCAGAAGCGGCCGCGGAACGCCGCCGCCTGCTGGCAGCCCAGGAGATGGCACATGTGGGCAGCCTTGAATACTCGGCCACCACAGAGGCGACGTGGCACTCAGAGGAGTTCGCCCGCATCGTAGGCTTGGGGGCCGGGGAGTCTTTATCGTGGGAATGGATGCTGGAGCGGACCCACCCTGAGGACAGGGACCGGGTCCGGCAGGTGTGGCGGAGCTTGTATGCCGGTTCGGGTTTCGAAGACATCGAATACCGGCTCATCCGGCTCGATGGCGGGCAGCGGTGGCTGCATTCGAGAATTCGAAGCGTGGATGGTCCTGACGGGAAACCCCTGCAGTTCCTGGACACGGTGCTGGACAATACAGAGCACAAGAACGCCGAGCAGGTCCTGGAGTGGCAGGCCCGCCACGACGCCCTGACAGGTCTGCCCAACAGGTACCGGATCACCGAGGTACTGCAGGGTTTCCTGGACCATAGTTCCCGGCCCGCGGTGATGTTCGTTGACATCGACCGGTTCAAACTGGTCAATGACGGCATGGGCCATAGTGGCGGGGACAGAATCCTGATGCTCCTGAGTGAACGCCTGACGAACGCCGTCAGGCCCGGTGACACCGTGGGCCGCTTCGGCGGCGATGAATTCATCATCGTCTGCGAGAACATGGGCATGTGGGCAGCTAAGGTCCTCGCCGGGCGGATCCGTGCATGCATCAGGGCACCGTTCGAGGTCGAAGAGCGGCAGATTTTCCTCAACGTCAGTGTCGGCATCGCCTTGGCCGGACCCGAGGACACAGCAGAGTCGATACTCGGCGGCGCGGACACCGCGATGTACCGGGCAAAATCGGCCGGCGGGGACGCATCGGTGGTCTACCACTCCAGGATGACCCGACGGGCCAGCGGCCGGTTGGACCTGGAATCAGACCTGCGCCTGGCCCTCGACAGGGAGGAGATGTGCCTGCATTACCAGCCCATCATCGACCTGACCACGGAGACCCCGCTGGGGTTCGAGGCGCTCCTGCGGTGGAACCACCCGGATCATGGGGTCATTCCCCCGGAGACGTTCATCCCTGTCGCCGAGGAAACCGGCCTGATTGTTCCGATTGGAGCCTGGGTCCTTCAGGAAACCCTGCGCCAGATCCAGCAGTGGCGTGACCAGGTGGAGGGAGCGGAGGAGCTTGCGGCGGCCGTGAACATCTCCGGGCGTCAGCTGGTGGCCAAGGATTTCCCGGACATCGTGGAGGCAGCGATCCTGGCCTCCGGGATAGATCCGGCAGCGGTACATCTGGAAGTGACAGAAACAGTGCTCATGGACGAACCGGACCTGCCCAGGGAAACCCTGCAGCGTCTTTCCCGTCTGCGCGTTGGCCTCTCCATCGACGACTTCGGCACCGGCTACTCCTCGCTGAGCTATCTGAAGTGGCTTTCCGCCCGGACGTTGAAAATTGACCGCATCTTCATCCAGGAACTCGGCGACGATCCCCACAGCGGCACCGTCATCGAACTCGTCGTGGGGATGGCGAAAAGCCTCAAACTCGACGTCATCGCCGAAGGCGTTGAAACCCTCGCCCAGCTCAATGAACTCCGACGGATGGGCGTCACCCGGGCGCAGGGTTACCTCTGGAGCAAACCCATTCCCTCAGAACTCGTCCCCGCGTGGCTTAGCGGCACCTACGCAAGCCGGCGCAACAGTGGCGATGACGCCAGGGTGCCAATTCAATGA